From Amphiprion ocellaris isolate individual 3 ecotype Okinawa chromosome 2, ASM2253959v1, whole genome shotgun sequence, a single genomic window includes:
- the LOC111580186 gene encoding tyrosine-protein kinase ZAP-70, whose amino-acid sequence MSTDPAAELPFYYGSISRTDAEQHLKLAGMADGLFLLRKCLRSLGGYVLSIVWNLEFHHYSVEKQLNGTYCLAGGKPHCGPAELCEFYSKDADGLVCTLRKPCLRSPDTPIRPGVFDSLRENMLREYVKQTWNLEGEAMEQAIISQAPQLEKLIATTAHEKMPWYHSKITRQEGERRLYCGAQPDGKFLIRDREESGSFALSMVYGKTVYHYQILEDKSGKLSMPEGTKFDTVWQLVEYLKMKADGLVTVLGEACVYGKAAEKTPNLPVSRRPGSNGYTPPPRAPGALKPATTVPEDREVLPMDCAGFNPYHNPNDIKRFNIKRSQLLIDEVELGSGNFGCVKKGVLKTESGQVDVAIKVLKSDNEKLVKEEMMREAEIMHQLSNPFIVRMLGLCNAENLMLVMEMASAGPLNKFLSSNKDTVTVENIVNLMHQVSMGMKYLEEKNFVHRDLAARNVLLVNQQFAKISDFGLSKALGADNNYYKARTAGKWPLKWYAPECINFHKFSSKSDVWSFGITMWEAFSYGGKPYKKMKGPEVMRFIESGNRMESPAACPERMYTLMKECWTYSHEERPDFKKVEESMRSYHYSISNKAKPEGAAAAAEPTK is encoded by the exons ATGTCCACAGACCCTGCAGCTGAGCTACCTTTCTACTACGGCAGCATCAGCCGTACAGACGCCGAGCAGCATCTGAAGTTGGCTGGGATGGCTGACGGCCTCTTCTTGCTGCGAAAGTGTCTCCGCAGTCTGGGAGGCTACGTCTTGTCCATCGTGTGGAACCTGGAGTTTCATCATTACTCCGTAGAGAAACAACTTAATGGGACTTACTGCCTTGCTGGAGGGAAGCCTCACTGTGGGCCTGCAGAGCTCTGTGAGTTTTACAGCAAAGACGCTGATGGGCTGGTGTGCACCCTAAGGAAACCTTGTCTTCGCTCCCCGGATACACCAATACGACCCGGCGTGTTTGACAGCCTGAGAGAGAACATGCTGAGGGAGTACGTGAAGCAGACCTGGAACCTGGAG GGAGAAGCCATGGAGCAGGCCATCATCAGTCAAGCTCCTCAACTCGAGAAGCTGATCGCCACTACGGCCCACGAGAAGATGCCTTGGTATCACAGTAAAATCACCCGTCAGGAAGGTGAGAGGCGGCTTTACTGTGGAGCACAACCAGACGGCAAGTTCCT AAttagagacagagaggagtCTGGTTCGTTTGCTCTCTCCATGGTATACGGGAAAACAGTTTACCACTATCAGATCCTCGAGGACAAATCAGGCAAACTATCCATGCCAGAGGGAACAAAGTTTGACACAGTCTGGCAG CTGGTTGAATACCTGAAGATGAAAGCTGATGGCCTGGTTACTGTTCTCGGGGAGGCTTGTGTTTACGGAAAAGCTGCTGAAA AGACACCAAATCTTCCTGTATCA AGGCGGCCCGGCTCAAATGGATACACACCGCCACCTCGAG CTCCTGGAGCCTTGAAGCCAGCGACCACTGTGCCTGAAGACCGTGAAGTTCTGCCGATGGACTGCGCCGGATTCAACCCGTATCACAACCCCAATGACATCAAGAGATTCAACATCAAGAGGAGTCAGCTGCTGATCGACGAGGTGGAGCTTGGCTCTGGGAACTTCGGCTGCGTGAAGAAGGGCGTCCTCAAGACAGAATC AGGTCAGGTAGATGTTGCCATCAAGGTGCTGAAGAGTGACAACGAGAAGCTGGTGAAGGAGGAGATGATGAGGGAGGCAGAGATCATGCACCAGCTGAGTAACCCCTTCATTGTTCGCATGCTCGGCTTGTGCAACGCTGAGAATCTGATGCTGGTCATGGAGATGGCCTCCGCCGGACCCCTCAACAAATTCCTCTCCAGCAATAA GGATACTGTAACTGTGGAGAACATTGTCAACCTGATGCACCAGGTGTCCATGGGGATGAAGTATCTGGAGGAGAAGAACTTTGTGCACCGAGATTTAGCAGCTCGCAATGTTCTGCTCGTCAACCAACAGTTTGCCAAAATCAGTGACTTCGGCCTCTCCAAGGCGCTGGGAGCAGACAACAACTACTACAAA gctcGTACTGCAGGTAAATGGCCACTTAAGTGGTACGCTCCAGAATGTATTAACTTCCACAAATTCTCCAGTAAAAGTGATGTGTGGAGTTTTGGTATCACCATGTGGGAGGCCTTTTCCTATGGAGGGAAGCCTTACAAG aaaatgaaAGGACCAGAAGTGATGCGCTTCATTGAAAGTGGGAACCGCATGGAGAGTCCAGCAGCATGTCCAGAGCGAATGTACACACTGATGAAAGAGTGCTGGACATACTC GCATGAGGAGCGTCCTGACTTCAAGAAGGTGGAGGAGTCCATGAGGTCCTACCATTACTCCATATCCAACAAGGCCAAGCCTGAGGGAGCTGCAGCCGCCGCTGAGCCTACCAAGTAG